A single genomic interval of Xiphophorus couchianus chromosome 2, X_couchianus-1.0, whole genome shotgun sequence harbors:
- the LOC114152169 gene encoding bromodomain-containing protein 1-like isoform X2 codes for MKKKCKNRRSTTLKRESSPIKPSPNRETLTYAQAQRMVELEVDGRVHRLSIYDKLDVIADDDPTAQEILECNSNKENNEKPQQVLVRSVRLKMNQQKKSGALTASHGSSLGSLLEPKVRMVEYNLPVVPKRPAMYYKYSERTTEELDEEVEYDMDEEDYAWLEIINEKRKSEGIGQVSHNLFEFLMDRFEKESFLATQGQSDLQSLVDEDAVCCICMDGDGADSNVILFCDSCNIAVHQECYGVPYIPEGQWLCRHCLQRPSRPAECLFCPNRGGALKKTDDDRWGHVVCAMWVPEVGFSDTVFIEPIDGVRNIPPARWKLTCYLCKAKGAGACIQCDKINCYTAFHVSCAQKAGLYMRMEPVKELTESGTTTFSVKKTAYCCSHTPEGCDQRPLNVYDELRLKNGACHKRAEKRGKPRSKSWQKKKMKKAESEPELEPETQANPGPSVTASSFDAILNQVAVQRKRQFVERLLSYWVLKRQSRNNVPLIRRLQANPQPSKAQQQKERMETNQALKEQLKVWHRLRHDLERTRLLLELIRKREKLKRDEIKLHQSVLELQLTPFNILLRAVLSQLQDKDQYGIFAQPVCIKEVPDYLEHIRKPMDFSTMRKRIDSHSYCSLDEFEDDFNLIISNCMTYNAKETFFYKAAQRMLDHGGVILRRARREVDRIGFDFPSCLHLSEAPQLEAPAPFSWEDVDRLLAPSYRQHTQLEEQLKELLEKLDLSTAMKHSPSRTKRLKLLKKTIMEVRSQIGLKKSFPHPPPPALELPLCPSQCEDKLGPASPLVPVPLPASERLSSSFEPDISPSDSVPPTPKPVAHLSEQAPLQLDDNTSSSTSKPPQPTNRPLPDQPLPNRNFPSELSGSFPQRTIFRKSKSASPQKAPMTPELPAASPPLLGAKTFLSVVIPRLETLLVPKKRTRSSSAEDEEEEEKEEEETPIKRLGTGLTNGFLVEEKLDSMSPRILEPRRRCASESSISSSNSIICDSSFMVPKGVKGRPTAARRSTVDDQSSLMSCTDNGQFTKTAKISSAHSLSRVFTDCESQSSEDVMSAQQGGASHSTIGRPQSRRADAVQVRRETLPRPLLRQQAQLAMAS; via the exons atgaagaaaaaatgcaaaaatcgCCGCTCCACCACGCTAAAGAGGGAGTCTTCTCCTATCAAGCCCTCCCCCAACAGAGAGACTCTCACATACGCACAAGCTCAGCGAATGGTAGAGCTGGAAGTGGATGGCCGAGTGCACCGGCTCAGCATCTATGACAAGCTGGATGTCATCGCCGACGACGACCCTACGGCTCAGGAGATCCTGGAGTGCAAtagcaacaaagaaaacaacgaGAAGCcccagcaggttctggttcgCTCTGTACGCCTCAAAATGAACCAGCAGAAGAAGAGTGGTGCTCTCACTGCGTCACATGGCAGCAGCTTGGGCAGTCTCCTGGAGCCAAAGGTCAGGATGGTGGAGTACAATCTGCCGGTGGTGCCAAAAAGGCCGGCCATGTATTACAAATACTCTGAGAGGACAACTGAGGAGCTGGATGAGGAAGTGGAGTATGACATGGACGAGGAGGACTACGCCTGGCTCGAGATCATTAACGAGAAGAGGAAGAGCGAGGGCATTGGCCAGGTGTCACACAATCTTTTTGAGTTCCTCATGGACCGCTTTGAGAAAGAGTCGTTCTTAGCTACACAGGGCCAGAGTGACCTGCAGTCACTGGTGGATGAAGATGCTGTTTGCTGCATCTGCATGGACGGAGACGGAGCTGACAGCAATGTCATTCTCTTCTGTGACTCGTGCAACATCGCCGTGCACCAGGAGTGCTACGGCGTGCCGTACATCCCAGAGGGTCAGTGGCTGTGCCGTCATTGCCTACAGCGTCCGTCGCGGCCGGCCGAGTGCCTCTTCTGCCCGAATCGTGGAGGAGCTCTGAAAAAGACAGATGATGATCGCTGGGGCCACGTGGTTTGTGCCATGTGGGTCCCCGAGGTTGGCTTCTCTGATACAGTTTTCATCGAGCCCATTGATGGCGTCCGCAACATCCCCCCCGCCCGCTGGAAACTCACATGCTACCTGTGCAAGGCCAAGGGCGCTGGGGCCTGCATCCAATGTGACAAGATCAACTGTTATACCGCTTTCCATGTAAGCTGCGCCCAGAAGGCGGGCCTCTACATGAGAATGGAGCCCGTCAAAGAGCTCACCGAGTCGGGCACCACCACCTTTTCTGTGAAGAAGACCGCCTACTGCTGTAGCCACACACCCGAAGGTTGTGACCAGCGGCCTCTCAATGTCTACGACGAGCTCCGTCTCAAGAATGGAGCCTGTCACAAGCGGGCAGAAAAGAGGGGGAAGCCTCGCTCCAAAAGCTGgcagaagaaaaagatgaaaaaagcaGAGTCAGAACCTGAACTAGAACCTGAAACCCAAGCTAACCCTGGGCCCAGCGTCACTGCATcaag TTTCGATGCCATCTTGAACCAGGTAGCAGTTCAGAGGAAGCGGCAGTTTGTTGAGCGGCTGCTGAGTTACTGGGTGCTGAAGAGGCAATCGAGGAACAACGTGCCTCTGATCCGCCGTCTGCAGGCCAACCCTCAACCCTCTAAAGCTCAGCAGCAGAAG GAGCGTATGGAGACAAATCAGGCTCTGAAGGAGCAGCTGAAAGTGTGGCACCGTCTGCGCCATGACCTGGAGCGAACCcggctgctgctggagctcatCAGGAAGCGGGAGAAGCTGAAAAGGGACGAG ATAAAGCTGCATCAGTCGgtgctggagctgcagctgacTCCCTTCAACATCCTGCTGAGAGCTGTGCTCAGTCAGCTGCAGGACAAGGACCAGTACGGCATCTTCGCACAGCCTGTCTGCATTAAGGAG GTCCCAGACTACCTGGAGCACATCAGAAAGCCCATGGACTTCTCAACTATGAGGAAACGAATTGATTCTCACAGTTACTGCAGCTTGGATGAGTTTGAGGATGACTTTAACCTCATAATTAGTAACTGCATGACGTACAACGCCAAGGAAACATTCTTCTACAAGGCGGCTCAGAGGATGCTGGACCACGGAGGGGTCATCCTACGGAGAGCTCGCAGAGAGGTGGATCGGATCGGCTTTGACTTCCCCAGCTGCTTACACTTGTCAGAAGCCCCGCAGCTGGAGGCCCCAGCTCCTTTCTCCTGGGAGGACG TGGACCGGCTGCTGGCACCCTCCTACCGTCAGCACAcgcagctggaggagcagctgaaggAGCTTCTGGAGAAGCTGGACCTGAGTACGGCCATGAAGCACAGCCCGTCCCGCACCAAGAGGCTCAAGCTCCTCAAGAAGACCATAATGGAGGTCCGCAGCCAGATTGGCTTAAAGAAATCATTTCCACATCCACCACCCCCTGCCCTGGAACTCCCACTATGCCCCAGCCAGTGTGAGGACAAGCTGGGTCCGGCAAGCCCATTAGTTCCCGTCCCTCTACCGGCCTCAGAGCGGCTCAGCTCCTCATTTGAGCCTGACATCTCACCAAGCGACTCAGTGCCCCCCACGCCGAAGCCTGTTGCCCACCTGTCAGAGCAGGCTCCCTTGCAGCTTGATGACAACACCAGCTCCTCTACCTCAAAACCCCCTCAACCAACCAACAGGCCCCTTCCAGACCAGCCGCTGCCCAACAGGAACTTTCCCTCTGAATTATCAGGTAGCTTCCCCCAGCGCACCATCTTCCGTAAGTCCAAGAGTGCCAGCCCTCAGAAAGCACCCATGACTCCAGAGCTGCCTGCTGCATCGCCACCCCTCCTGGGTGCCAAAACCTTCCTGTCGGTGGTGATCCCTCGCCTGGAGACCCTGCTGGTCCCCAAGAAAAGGACCCGCAGCAGCAGTGCtgaagacgaggaggaagaagagaaagaggaggaagagacgCCGATCAAACGTCTTGGCACAG GGTTAACCAACGGTTTCTTGGTGGAGGAGAAGCTGGATTCTATGTCTCCACGCATTCTGGAGCCCCGACGGCGATGCGCCTCAGAGTCCAGCATATCATCTAGCAACAGCATCATCTGTGACTCCAG TTTCATGGTGCCTAAAGGTGTGAAGGGTCGCCCTACGGCAGCGAGGCGGAGCACTGTAGACGACCAAAGTTCTCTAATGAGCTGTACTGACAATGGACAATTCACAAAGACTGCCAAGATTTCTTCAG CTCACAGTCTGTCCCGGGTCTTCACAGATTGTGAATCCCAGAGTTCGGAGGACGTCATGTCAGCACAGCAGGGTGGAGCTTCCCATTCCACCATTGGACGTCCTCAGAGCCGGAGAGCAGATGCAGTTCAGGTCCGCAGAGAAACTCTTCCTCGTCCGCTTCTTCGACAGCAAGCGCAACTG GCAATGGCTTCCTAG